The following coding sequences are from one Carassius gibelio isolate Cgi1373 ecotype wild population from Czech Republic chromosome B7, carGib1.2-hapl.c, whole genome shotgun sequence window:
- the LOC127961082 gene encoding ras and Rab interactor 3-like: MDARSLSVLDRLLLTHSIWLQLSINPDSAHQILQREIVGTFLVCKCSASHRKVLCVRLQEGGVSQYPIREEDSTFSLASSALSFPDLCRLVAFYTISRDVLPFPLELPDAIIQATTHTQLESISHLGLEFWSSQTSPGLPNGPPPPSVPHRTFRLISPCFVNPLFLQPPQPSRSASHKRHRFKRSLRVRVSNETSLSLSGGESDLTQGETHGQNSNQGGPRRAGGLSVLRRTPALTPTSQEEDEQMLGYIPPSNSLPQQGNTNLNKDTEDGEVCLALERTRAPSLAELDSNSSFSSLEEEEAQADLAHQWPPAARGTRFPSANPTSTLRRMTAAFVCVFAPERRVARLVDELSCDKRSTFGSLVQDFLEKQRQEMEASKHSSAVELLQGMRRFLSQAKSLLLEAGEIEPPIETLVPENEKDLALEKALFGCVLKPLKVQLQQTLVSLHTKDGSLQKITDSLLAYQEGALERLAVRVGVLDVRGMDRAKAKLTLMQRSHSPIDKVLLLLQVCKSVYKAMGTQPDQDVGSEDFLPALSYVLVQCNIPQLLLETEYMMELLEPSWLTGEGGYYLTSVYASLCLIQNKPGATPTCSITNEAQEYLREWSRRRGQEAKTQKDNQLKQRFVRVLFQDDCRSGVRTLLWKAGENVEALSQTCAGLFGVTEPQHYCLFWRSEGEMRPLPAHIQPHQLGMHEAVSLSYLRSDHDFSKMRRLTRGGAVDLGESVCEE, from the exons ATGGACGCGAGGAGTTTGAGTGTTTTGGATCGTCTTCTCCTCACACACTCCATATGGTTGCAGCTGTCAATCAACCCAGACTCCGCCCACCAGATCCTGCAACGAGAGATAGTTGGG ACGTTTCTGGTGTGTAAGTGTAGTGCGTCCCACAGGAAGGTTTTGTGTGTGCGGCTGCAGGAGGGAGGAGTGTCACAGTATCCCATCCGTGAGGAAGACTCCA CATTTTCTCTTGCAAGTTCTGCCCTGAGCTTCCCTGATCTCTGCAGACTAGTGGCATTTTACACCATTAGCAG AGATGTATTGCCTTTCCCACTGGAGCTCCCAGATGCAATTATACAGGCCACAACACACACCCAGCTGGAAAGCATTTCACATTTGGGTCTAG AGTTCTGGAGCTCTCAGACATCTCCTGGCCTTCCTAACGGCCCCCCTCCACCCTCAGTGCCACACCGGACATTCAGATTGATCAGCCCATGTTTTGTAAACCCCCTATTCCTTCAGCCTCCCCAACCCAGCAGATCTGCCTCACACAAACGCCACCGCTTTAAACGCAGCCTCAGGGTCCGTGTGTCCAATGAAACCTCCCTCAGCTTGTCGGGTGGAGAATCGGACCTAACCCAAGGGGAGACACATGGACAGAATTCCAACCAGGGTGGCCCGAGACGAGCGGGGGGATTAAGCGTGCTCAGGAGGACCCCGGCACTTACTCCCACTTCACAAGAGGAAGATGAACAGATGTTGGGATATATACCACCT AGTAATTCCTTACCCCAGCAAGGCAACACTAACCTCAACAAAGATACTGAAGATGGTGAGGTGTGTCTGGCTTTGGAAAGGACTCGAGCTCCTTCCCTTGCTGAATTGGACAGCAATAGTTCCTTCAGCAGTCTGGAAGAGGAGGAAGCCCAGGCGGACCTTGCCCACCAATGGCCACCTGCCGCACGTGGTACCCGTTTTCCCTCAGCAAACCCCACATCGACTTTGCGCCGCATGACCGCCGCCTTTGTTTGCGTGTTCGCTCCTGAGCGCAGAGTTGCCAGATTGGTGGATGAACTCTCATGTGACAAGCGCTCCACATTTGGGTCGCTGGTGCAGGACTTTTTAGAGAAGCAGAGGCAGGAGATGGAGGCCTCAAAGCATAGTTCTGCTGTGGAGCTGCTTCAGGGGATGAGAAGATTTCTGTCCCAAGCCAAAAGTCTCCTTCTGGAAGCAGGAGAAATAGAACCTCCAATTGAGACACTGGTGCCTGAGAATGAGAAAG ATCTTGCCCTGGAAAAGGCTCTGTTTGGCTGCGTGTTGAAGCCGTTGAAGGTTCAGCTGCAGCAGACGCTCGTTTCCCTCCACACTAAGGACGGCTCCTTACAGAAGATCACAGACAGCTTGCTGGCCTACCAGGAGGGCGCACTGGAGCGCCTGGCTGTACGAGTCGGCGTCCTGGACGTTCGCGGCATGGACAGAGCGAAGGCAAAGCTCACACTGATGCAGCGCAGCCATTCGCCCATTGACAAGGTGCTGCTTCTGCTGCAGGTGTGCAAGAGTGTGTACAAAGCCATGGGAACACAACCTG ATCAGGACGTGGGGTCTGAGGACTTCCTACCAGCGCTGTCCTACGTGCTAGTTCAATGTAACATCCCACAACTGCTGCTGGAGACAGAGTACATGATGGAGCTGCTTGAGCCGTCATGGCTGACAGGAGAAG gtGGATATTATTTGACGAGTGTGTATGCCAGCCTATGTCTGATCCAGAACAAGCCTGGGGCCACGCCCACCTGCAGTATAACCAATGAGGCTCAAGAGTACTTGAGGGAGTGGAGCAGGAGGCGGGGCCAAGAAGCCAAGACACAGAAAGACAATCAGCTGAAACAG AGGTTTGTGCGAGTGTTGTTCCAGGACGACTGTCGTAGTGGAGTGCGAACGCTCCTCTGGAAGGCGGGGGAAAATGTGGAGGCTTTATCCCAAACCTGCGCCGGTCTGTTCGGCGTGACGGAGCCGCAGCACTACTGTCTGTTCTGGAGGAGTGAAGGGGAAATGCGCCCTCTACCGGCCCATATTCAGCCACATCAGCTGGGCATGCACGAGGCAGTGTCGCTGTCTTACCTCCGCTCCGATCACGACTTCAGCAAGATGCGCAGACTGACCAGAGGAGGCGCTGTAGATCTGGGCGAGTCGGTGTGCGAGGAGTGA